Proteins from a single region of Shinella zoogloeoides:
- a CDS encoding helicase HerA-like domain-containing protein, giving the protein MSLHPLSPRQPLLHATVAGCLTGAFLTLVSFLFLNAAFPLIAWVPALDRPLVADLQFLSKVFASLLDPGRGQGPLGLAVMFVELPAQTIALAKEFDIALPLSVRILSAIILGSWAAAFVRGAILDAALAEPAVEHVKGPKLLSGRVAAGSLQTAWTRRFGKVRDGVYLAPDVQMPRALEAEHILITGGTGAGKTTILETILDSALKRGDRILVLDVKGDLKARLPCADMAVLSLSDADAARWDVGRDILTRSDALELAIELIPQTSDPSWSSGARRVLAALVGLLQKKSASQGKVWNWRHLDTLLQKPVSDLHRLLQADYPAEASFIDVSNDATLKQAMSFYLVLITCAGLVVNACASSTSGRQVHGLSIREWAEGRSAQALILHQSARQPELSSTIARLVLKIVADTVVARPLLQGSDPVWLALDELPQLGRCAAVTRLAAIGRSAGVRLVAIVQSPAQLRETYGIEGAQGLIDNLATKIVSRVSSGKTAIEISSTWIGERTVRWSEEVASDARGTVRHEARMKDIPVVDPSLLSDELGLSCSPTGSLRVHALVIGHGNVARLAWPVGRWVNGASERKMYRSAGKQGVATPVS; this is encoded by the coding sequence ATGAGCCTGCATCCGCTTTCTCCACGTCAACCGTTACTTCACGCGACCGTCGCGGGCTGCCTGACCGGGGCATTTCTCACCCTCGTTTCATTCCTGTTCCTGAACGCTGCATTCCCCTTAATCGCGTGGGTCCCCGCACTTGATCGGCCCCTCGTCGCGGATCTGCAATTTCTATCGAAAGTGTTTGCATCACTCCTTGATCCGGGCAGGGGGCAAGGCCCCCTCGGATTGGCAGTAATGTTCGTTGAACTTCCCGCCCAGACTATCGCGCTGGCAAAGGAGTTCGATATCGCTCTACCGCTAAGCGTACGCATCCTCTCTGCTATAATCTTAGGCAGCTGGGCGGCAGCTTTCGTTAGAGGTGCTATACTCGATGCGGCTCTGGCAGAGCCAGCTGTCGAGCATGTGAAAGGGCCAAAACTGCTATCCGGCAGGGTGGCTGCCGGCAGTCTACAGACGGCGTGGACGCGTCGGTTCGGTAAAGTCCGAGATGGTGTTTACCTTGCTCCCGACGTCCAGATGCCGAGAGCGCTCGAAGCGGAACATATTCTCATCACAGGTGGTACCGGCGCAGGCAAGACAACTATTCTAGAAACCATTCTTGATAGCGCCCTGAAACGCGGCGATCGGATCCTCGTGCTAGACGTCAAGGGTGACCTGAAGGCGCGATTACCGTGTGCCGACATGGCCGTCCTCTCACTAAGCGATGCCGATGCAGCGAGATGGGACGTCGGACGGGATATTCTGACGCGGAGTGACGCGCTCGAACTAGCGATCGAACTGATCCCGCAAACGTCCGATCCTTCATGGAGTAGCGGCGCACGTCGGGTACTGGCAGCCTTGGTCGGGCTTCTGCAGAAGAAATCGGCGTCACAGGGCAAAGTCTGGAATTGGCGTCATCTTGACACTCTGCTCCAGAAGCCGGTGTCGGACCTGCACCGTCTATTGCAAGCAGATTATCCCGCTGAGGCTTCATTCATTGATGTCAGCAACGACGCGACGCTAAAGCAGGCCATGAGCTTCTACCTGGTGCTGATCACCTGCGCGGGTCTCGTCGTCAACGCATGTGCCAGCAGCACTTCAGGCCGGCAAGTACACGGACTGTCCATACGGGAATGGGCAGAAGGGCGCAGCGCGCAAGCCCTTATTTTGCACCAATCCGCAAGGCAGCCTGAGCTATCCTCAACAATCGCCAGGCTCGTACTGAAGATCGTTGCCGATACGGTTGTCGCGCGGCCCCTGCTTCAGGGGTCTGATCCCGTGTGGCTTGCTCTTGATGAGCTGCCGCAGCTTGGCAGATGTGCGGCAGTCACTCGACTGGCTGCAATCGGAAGATCGGCGGGTGTTCGTCTAGTTGCGATCGTGCAGTCTCCGGCACAGCTTCGCGAGACATATGGGATAGAAGGCGCCCAAGGCCTAATCGACAATCTCGCAACAAAGATTGTTAGCCGCGTTTCCTCTGGCAAAACAGCCATAGAGATCTCTTCAACCTGGATCGGCGAAAGAACAGTCCGGTGGTCTGAGGAAGTCGCATCCGACGCACGAGGGACCGTACGACACGAAGCACGGATGAAGGACATTCCGGTCGTCGATCCATCCTTGCTATCCGACGAGCTTGGACTTTCCTGCTCGCCCACTGGCAGCTTGCGTGTTCATGCACTCGTCATTGGCCATGGTAACGTTGCTCGACTTGCCTGGCCCGTCGGCCGGTGGGTGAATGGAGCCTCTGAACGGAAGATGTACCGTTCCGCTGGGAAACAGGGAGTCGCTACACCGGTTTCGTGA